A window from Zavarzinia compransoris encodes these proteins:
- a CDS encoding GMC family oxidoreductase: METESFDYVVVGGGSAGCIVAARLAAAARVLLLEAGDDALAHPETQSSDGFKYAFAKEGLMWHRLSTPQADCGGRAIWAGTGRVLGGSGAVNGMVYTRGDRRDFDAWPEGWRWNDVVPAFEAVEARLGVRPRPPTVFATAFLDSAVEAGFARKDGLNDGDLGGVAGCNDMNYQGEHRRSSYRAFLHGADLPGLTVRTGARVRRLRFGPDRRATAVDYDWQGRPRQAAIGREVVLCAGALETPRLLLLSGVGPRAALERLAIPVVQASAGIGRNLQDHPNVCMFYRAGAPIDFQYPQVYGFDNARAPEGLQAGIQPDTCYVCYAAPASLQQSMQRMVPILTLPGRLHDIAGLRRLLRGLVDLAFRLPLVRRFVGRVFGIVVVLGKPTSRGTVSLVSADPDQPAAIDLAYYATPEDRSVMAAAIERARAIAAKAPLAGAKPLSAGAKRVGERKRWQWIRTATMTTFHFCGSCRMGDDADSPVDTSLRVKGLANVRVADASVVPEIPVSALNAPSMMIAYRAADFILAGETA; this comes from the coding sequence ATGGAGACCGAGTCTTTCGACTATGTCGTGGTGGGGGGCGGCTCGGCCGGCTGCATCGTCGCCGCACGCCTGGCGGCGGCGGCGCGGGTCCTGCTGCTCGAGGCGGGCGACGACGCCCTGGCCCACCCGGAAACCCAATCCTCCGACGGCTTCAAATATGCCTTCGCCAAGGAAGGGTTGATGTGGCACCGGCTGTCGACGCCCCAGGCCGATTGCGGCGGGCGCGCGATCTGGGCCGGCACCGGCCGGGTGCTGGGCGGCAGCGGCGCGGTCAACGGCATGGTCTATACCAGGGGCGACCGGCGCGACTTCGACGCCTGGCCCGAGGGCTGGCGCTGGAACGATGTCGTGCCCGCCTTCGAGGCGGTCGAGGCCCGGCTCGGCGTCCGGCCGCGCCCGCCGACCGTCTTTGCCACCGCCTTTCTCGATTCGGCGGTCGAGGCCGGCTTCGCCCGCAAGGACGGCCTGAACGACGGCGACCTGGGCGGGGTCGCCGGCTGTAATGACATGAATTACCAGGGCGAGCACCGCCGCAGTTCCTATCGCGCCTTCCTGCATGGCGCCGACCTGCCGGGCCTGACCGTGCGCACGGGGGCGCGGGTGCGCCGGCTGCGCTTCGGCCCGGACCGGCGCGCCACCGCCGTCGACTATGACTGGCAGGGCCGGCCGCGGCAGGCGGCGATCGGGCGCGAGGTGGTGCTCTGTGCCGGCGCCCTGGAAACGCCCCGCCTGCTGCTGCTGTCCGGCGTCGGCCCGCGCGCGGCGCTGGAACGGCTGGCCATTCCCGTGGTGCAGGCATCGGCGGGAATCGGCCGGAACCTTCAGGATCACCCCAACGTCTGCATGTTCTACCGCGCCGGGGCCCCGATCGACTTCCAGTATCCCCAGGTCTACGGCTTCGACAATGCCCGGGCCCCCGAAGGCCTGCAGGCCGGCATCCAGCCCGATACCTGCTATGTCTGCTATGCGGCGCCGGCCTCGTTGCAGCAGTCGATGCAGCGCATGGTGCCGATCCTGACCCTGCCCGGCCGCCTTCACGATATCGCCGGCCTGCGCCGCCTGTTGCGCGGGCTGGTCGACCTCGCCTTCCGCCTGCCTTTGGTGCGGCGCTTCGTCGGCCGGGTCTTCGGCATCGTGGTGGTTCTGGGCAAGCCCACGTCGCGGGGCACGGTCAGCCTGGTCAGCGCCGATCCGGACCAGCCGGCGGCCATCGACCTCGCCTATTACGCGACGCCGGAAGACCGTTCGGTCATGGCGGCGGCGATCGAACGGGCCCGCGCCATCGCCGCCAAGGCACCCCTGGCCGGCGCCAAGCCCCTGTCGGCAGGGGCGAAGCGTGTCGGCGAACGCAAGCGGTGGCAATGGATCCGGACCGCCACCATGACCACGTTCCATTTCTGCGGCTCGTGCCGCATGGGCGACGACGCGGACAGCCCGGTCGATACCAGCCTCCGGGTCAAGGGCCTCGCCAATGTCCGGGTCGCCGATGCCTCGGTGGTGCCCGAGATCCCGGTCTCCGCCCTCAACGCGCCCAGCATGATGATCGCCTATCGCGCGGCGGACTTTATCCTAGCAGGAGAAACGGCATGA